Proteins from a single region of Felis catus isolate Fca126 chromosome B4, F.catus_Fca126_mat1.0, whole genome shotgun sequence:
- the SP7 gene encoding transcription factor Sp7 isoform X2: protein MLTAACSKFGGTSPLRDSTTLGKAGAKKPYSVGSDLSAPKTMGDAYPAPFSSTNGLLSPAGSPPAPTSGYANDYPPFSHSFPGPTGTQDPGLLVPKGHSSSDCLPSVYTSLDMAHPYGSWYKAGIHAGISPGPGNAPTPWWDMHPGGNWLGGGQGQGDGLQGTLPTGPAQPPLNPQLPTYPSDFAPLNPAPYPAPHLLQPGPQHVLPQDVYKPKAVSNSGQLEGSSGAKPPRGAGTGGSGGYGGSGTGRSSCDCPNCQELERLGAAAAGLRKKPIHSCHIPGCGKVYGKASHLKAHLRWHTGERPFVCNWLFCGKRFTRSDELERHVRTHTREKKFTCLLCSKRFTRSDHLSKHQRTHGEPGPGPPPSGPKELGEGRSAGEEEASQTPRPSASPAPPEKAPEGSPEQSNLLEI from the coding sequence ATGCTGACGGCGGCGTGCAGCAAATTTGGTGGCACCAGCCCTCTGCGGGACTCAACGACACTGGGCAAAGCAGGCGCAAAGAAGCCATACTCTGTGGGCAGTGACCTTTCAGCCCCCAAAACCATGGGGGATGCCTACCCAGCCCCCTTTTCAAGCACCAATGGGCTCCTCTCACCTGCAGGCAGTCCTCCGGCACCCACCTCGGGCTATGCCAATGACTACCCTCCCTTTTCCCACTCATTCCCTGGGCCCACCGGCACCCAGGACCCTGGGCTGCTAGTTCCCAAGGGCCACAGCTCTTCTGACTGCCTGCCCAGTGTCTACACCTCTCTGGACATGGCACACCCCTACGGCTCCTGGTACAAGGCAGGCATCCACGCAGGCATCTCACCGGGCCCAGGCAACGCTCCTACTCCTTGGTGGGACATGCATCCTGGGGGCAATTGGCTAGGTGGTGGGCAGGGTCAGGGTGATGGGCTGCAAGGGACACTGCCCACAGGCCCTGCTCAGCCTCCGCTGAACCCCCAGCTGCCCACCTACCCATCCGACTTTGCCCCCCTTAATCCAGCTCCCTACCCAGCTCCCCACCTCCTGCAACCAGGGCCCCAGCACGTCTTGCCCCAAGATGTCTATAAACCCAAGGCAGTGAGCAACAGCGGGCAGCTGGAGGGGAGCAGTGGGGCCAAACCCCCTCGGGGCGCAGGCACAGGGGGCAGTGGCGGATACGGAGGCAGCGGAACGGGGCGCTCCTCCTGCGACTGCCCCAACTGCCAGGAGCTAGAGCGCCTGGGGGCAGCGGCAGCTGGGCTGCGGAAGAAGCCCATCCACAGCTGCCACATCCCCGGTTGTGGCAAGGTGTACGGCAAGGCCTCACACCTGAAGGCCCACTTGCGCTGGCACACGGGCGAGAGGCCCTTCGTCTGCAACTGGCTCTTCTGCGGCAAGAGGTTCACCCGTTCGGACGAGCTGGAGCGCCACGTGCGCACCCACACCCGGGAGAAGAAGTTCACCTGCCTGCTCTGCTCCAAGCGCTTTACCCGAAGCGACCACCTGAGCAAGCACCAGCGTACCCACGGCGAGCCCGGCCCAGGGCCCCCTCCCAGCGGCCCCAAGGAACTGGGGGAGGGCCGCAGTGCGGGGGAAGAGGAGGCCAGTCAGACGCCCCGACCTTCGGCTTCGCCGGCCCCCCCAG
- the SP7 gene encoding transcription factor Sp7 isoform X1, protein MASSLLEEEAHYGSSPLAMLTAACSKFGGTSPLRDSTTLGKAGAKKPYSVGSDLSAPKTMGDAYPAPFSSTNGLLSPAGSPPAPTSGYANDYPPFSHSFPGPTGTQDPGLLVPKGHSSSDCLPSVYTSLDMAHPYGSWYKAGIHAGISPGPGNAPTPWWDMHPGGNWLGGGQGQGDGLQGTLPTGPAQPPLNPQLPTYPSDFAPLNPAPYPAPHLLQPGPQHVLPQDVYKPKAVSNSGQLEGSSGAKPPRGAGTGGSGGYGGSGTGRSSCDCPNCQELERLGAAAAGLRKKPIHSCHIPGCGKVYGKASHLKAHLRWHTGERPFVCNWLFCGKRFTRSDELERHVRTHTREKKFTCLLCSKRFTRSDHLSKHQRTHGEPGPGPPPSGPKELGEGRSAGEEEASQTPRPSASPAPPEKAPEGSPEQSNLLEI, encoded by the coding sequence GAGGAAGCTCACTATGGCTCCAGTCCCCTGGCCATGCTGACGGCGGCGTGCAGCAAATTTGGTGGCACCAGCCCTCTGCGGGACTCAACGACACTGGGCAAAGCAGGCGCAAAGAAGCCATACTCTGTGGGCAGTGACCTTTCAGCCCCCAAAACCATGGGGGATGCCTACCCAGCCCCCTTTTCAAGCACCAATGGGCTCCTCTCACCTGCAGGCAGTCCTCCGGCACCCACCTCGGGCTATGCCAATGACTACCCTCCCTTTTCCCACTCATTCCCTGGGCCCACCGGCACCCAGGACCCTGGGCTGCTAGTTCCCAAGGGCCACAGCTCTTCTGACTGCCTGCCCAGTGTCTACACCTCTCTGGACATGGCACACCCCTACGGCTCCTGGTACAAGGCAGGCATCCACGCAGGCATCTCACCGGGCCCAGGCAACGCTCCTACTCCTTGGTGGGACATGCATCCTGGGGGCAATTGGCTAGGTGGTGGGCAGGGTCAGGGTGATGGGCTGCAAGGGACACTGCCCACAGGCCCTGCTCAGCCTCCGCTGAACCCCCAGCTGCCCACCTACCCATCCGACTTTGCCCCCCTTAATCCAGCTCCCTACCCAGCTCCCCACCTCCTGCAACCAGGGCCCCAGCACGTCTTGCCCCAAGATGTCTATAAACCCAAGGCAGTGAGCAACAGCGGGCAGCTGGAGGGGAGCAGTGGGGCCAAACCCCCTCGGGGCGCAGGCACAGGGGGCAGTGGCGGATACGGAGGCAGCGGAACGGGGCGCTCCTCCTGCGACTGCCCCAACTGCCAGGAGCTAGAGCGCCTGGGGGCAGCGGCAGCTGGGCTGCGGAAGAAGCCCATCCACAGCTGCCACATCCCCGGTTGTGGCAAGGTGTACGGCAAGGCCTCACACCTGAAGGCCCACTTGCGCTGGCACACGGGCGAGAGGCCCTTCGTCTGCAACTGGCTCTTCTGCGGCAAGAGGTTCACCCGTTCGGACGAGCTGGAGCGCCACGTGCGCACCCACACCCGGGAGAAGAAGTTCACCTGCCTGCTCTGCTCCAAGCGCTTTACCCGAAGCGACCACCTGAGCAAGCACCAGCGTACCCACGGCGAGCCCGGCCCAGGGCCCCCTCCCAGCGGCCCCAAGGAACTGGGGGAGGGCCGCAGTGCGGGGGAAGAGGAGGCCAGTCAGACGCCCCGACCTTCGGCTTCGCCGGCCCCCCCAG